Proteins encoded together in one Impatiens glandulifera chromosome 1, dImpGla2.1, whole genome shotgun sequence window:
- the LOC124924508 gene encoding glucan endo-1,3-beta-glucosidase 7-like, which yields MSIPLLHHHCVRVEAGHSVKPVNDLHDHINRTTLRIGYLVSAVASFIWNPSGTLEKAGFGKTEVIVSETGWASKGDANEVGANARTYNKNLRKRLLKKKGTPYRPKRTVKGYVFSLFNENLKPGPTSERNFGLFKADGSTAYDIGFRGLVPSSGSSFKIKNFRFDGWTNMAAWAMATLFLIHFS from the exons ATGTCTATTCCTCTTCTCCATCATCATTGCGTTAGGGTTGAAGCAGGTCATTCGGTCAAACCAGTTAATGATCTTCACGATCATATTAACAGAACTACTCTTCGGATTGGGTATCTGGTCTCGGCGGTCGCTTCG TTCATCTGGAACCCATCTGGAACCCTGGAGAAGGCGGGTTTTGGGAAAACAGAGGTGATTGTTTCAGAAACAGGGTGGGCTTCTAAAGGTGATGCGAATGAAGTTGGGGCGAATGCTAGGacttataataaaaatctaCGAAAGAGattgttgaagaagaagggTACTCCTTATAGGCCGAAGAGAACTGTGAAGGGATATGTTTTCTCATTGTTTAATGAGAATCTGAAACCGGGTCCTACTTCTGAGAGGAATTTCGGATTGTTTAAGGCTGATGGAAGTACTGCTTATGATATTGGGTTTAGGGGTCTTGTACCCTCTTCGGGTTCATCATTTAAGATTAAG AATTTCAGGTTTGACGGTTGGACAAACATGGCGGCATGGGCTATGGCCACTCTGTTTCTCATTCATTTCAGTTAG